GCCTACTGCATTGAAAAGGATGTTGTCAAAGCCAGGGGCTGTGGCCTCTGTGTCGCTCCGGAAGGGGCAGCTCCCCCTCTTCTCCAGCCAGCGCTGCCCCCCAAGTCCCAGCAGCACCAGGAGCATGAGGAACAGGAGGGCACCGCCAACCACAGCTGGCACTGGCACGGGCGTGGCTGTGTCACCTGTGGGCCGTGGGGACGAGTGAGTCCAGGAACTTGAGTCCTGTAAAGCAGCCCCCCATGTCTGAGGCTGAGGAGCAAGCCTAGGGCTGCCTGATCCCATCAGCCTCTGCTGGCTCCTGGGGTTCATCCTTTTCAGAGAGAGCGGGGATTGGTTTTGCCAGCACAAGGATGGGGCCTGGCCTGCAGGCAGCTGCTGTCCAAAGACTTGGCGGGACTCATGGCCCCAGGTGAGATCCTTGCCCTCACCCAATGAGAGCAGTCAATCAGTGACTACCTTGACCCAGCTAGCGGCTCCTCCAAGAGAGACCCTGTCCTGGGTGTAGGCACAGAGGAGGCGGCCCAGGGACAGCGCAGCCCAGGCAGTGGCCCCAGGGTGAGCGGAGCAGAGAGAGgaatgggctgggtgcagcgTGCTCGAAGCTCCTAGGGCCACACACTGGCAAGCCTAGCAAACCCTGTGCCAGGCTGGCCCCCCAGGCCCTCCCCAGTGCCTCCACTGCAGCCCAGGGCTCACCTGGGCTGGGGGCAGGCTGCTGGCAATGCTGCCCAGCCAGATACTCCACGTCGTCCAGGCCAATGGGCCCCAGGGCTGGCTGGCCGCCCAGAGTGGCTTCAAACACAATCTGACGGAGAAGGAAAGGCGTCTGTGTGGGCCCTGGGGGGAAGAAGGGGACGCTCCTGGCCCAGACAGGCGGCCTCACCTGGAACTCCTTGGTGCTGGCCACCTCCACCTGGGCCTCCAGCCACTGGTGCCGACGGTGCCCACCTGTGCTCCACACGGCCAGCTGGCCCTGGGCACTGCATAGCAGCACCCTCAGCTCCCCCTTGTCTGAGAGCAATGCCAGGGCGTGTCAGACCTGGGGTCCCGGGACACCTGCAAACCTCACCAGAGGTGGGGCGGAGAGGCCCCTTCCCAACTTTTGCTCCTGGACCCCTGCTGCCCCCCCTGCCCGGGCACCCATTGCCCAGCTGGACTCACAGAAGTGCTCAGGAAAGCCCATGTGGTACCAGAATCGGAGGCAGGAAGCTGGGGTGGCCGGCAGAGGCTCGCTTCGCAGCCAGGCAGCCCGGCCCCCGGGGCCCAGCACACCCGTTTCAAAGAAAGCAAAGTGGCCTGGGAACAAGAGGAGGCTGATGCCCAGCTGATGGGCAAAGCCAGCCCTCAGGGCCCAAGCAGAGGCTGGGTGGGCTAGGCCTCCTCTGGATGGGGAGTGTGCCCCACAGGTGGGCAGCAGGAGGCTGGGTGGCTGGGTGTGGCTTCTGGGTCTTCTCCTCACCTGGCTCCAGCAGAACGTACCTGCCTCTGTGCCCAGGGTGTGGTCCACTGGGGGCTGGAGGTAGCGAGAGGGGGTGGCTCCCCCACCCCAGTCCCAGCTATATCCACCCAGGCCAGGCCGGGCCAGGTGGCTCCAGCCACACAGGCCAGACTCAAAATCACAGGAAGCTGCAAGGCATGGCTGGGTGAGTGGTGCTGCCCTTGGCCCAAGCCCTGGCCACCACCACTGTGGGGACAAAAGGGACAGGCAAGCCCCAGAGCAGGGGCCACCCTGGGCCACAGCAGGTCTCCCACCTGGCTGAGGGCAGGGCCCATCCTGGAGGAGCAGGTCATCCAGAGCCATGTAGGAGTGTGCCACACCTGTACCCACTGCCTCAAACACCACCTGGCGGGCACAGGGCAGGGCAGCCTCAGCAGGTCCAGGCAGTCCtcgggtgggggagggagaggggcacCCCAGCTAGCACTCACCCTCCAGGCTTGCTCAGCCTGCACGTCCACGCTGCCCAGGTGCCAGGCAAGCCCTTCATGGGCACTGAGGCTGAGCACCTGGTGCCTCCTGCCCTCCTCCAGGTGGACCTGCAGGGCTCCTGCCAGCAGGGGCAGCCCAGGTCAGCAGTGTGGGGAGAGTGCCTGCACGCCCTGGCCCTGAGCTCCCGGGCTCCCTGGTCTGGCAGGTGCAGGAAGCTCCCCAGTTGTTTTGGCAGAAGGCTGGTGGGGACTCCAGGCCAAGCCTCCCTCAACCCCTGCGGCCCCCTCCCAGAGCCCCTCACCTGGGCTGAGGAGGCTCCCGTGGTACCAGAAGGTCAGGCAAGCAGGCTGGGCCAGGGGCCTGTGCTCCCTGGAGGTCAGGGAGGCCGTCTGGCCTCGGGGCAGTGCGTCTGGGCTCGTGTCCACCATCATGTAGTGCCCTGGAGGTGCCAGCATCAGCCTGCCAGCCCCTGGCCAGCCCCTTGATCCCTGCCCCTGCCAGGCCTCCGTACCTTGGGCTGTCTCTGTGGTGTGGTCTGCTGGGGGGCCCCAGGCAGCGTGGCCTGAGGCATTGGCCTGGCGTTTCCAGAGACTCTGACCTCCAGGAGAGAAACCACAGTCCGAGTCCTCAAAGGTGCAGTAATCAGGGGCCCAGCAGGGGCCAGGCCGCATGGCCACGTCATCCAGCGCCATGGTGCCGTGGTATCCGTCCCGGAGGCCCTCGAACAGcagctgggggtggagggtgtCAGCCGGCTGGGGGACTGCCCtgtcctcccacctgggcaacaggcCTTACCTGGTATGGGGCCCGGGAGCCAGGCTGGTGGGAGAGGGTGGCCCAGGCCTGGTGCCAGCGGTTGCCATGGGTGCCCGACCGTGACCAGAGGTGCGTGTCCTCCCCTTCCCGTCTCATGGCCAGGCGAAGAGTCCCTGCCGGGAGGGGACCAGTCCAGAACTGACCTCTCTCCTGAACCTCATGGGTGTCAGAGGGGGAAATGAACCCCTGGGGgcctccccacagcccctgccctgctccaGGCCCACTCACCAATCTGGGGCCCGTGGAGGTGGTACCAGAAGCTGAGACACTCCGTGGGCACTGCTGGTATCTGGGGCCTGGAGAGCAGGTGTGCGCTGTGGCCCCGGGCCAGGGGGTCTGTGGGGTCCAGGAGCATAAAGTAGCCTGCAAGGGACATGGGGCTGAGCTGTAGAGATGCCCTACCCCCATCTGAAAGCCACCGTCTGAGTGGCCCATCCTACCTTGGCCTGTGGTGTGGTCGTGCTCAGGGCCACGGCTCTCCACCCTGCGCCAGTGTGTGTCTGAGAGGTGGCCTGGGTACCAGCTGCACGTGTCCCGCTCAAAGTTACAGGAGACCTCTGGGGGCGGGGCCAGGTGGCGTCACACACATCCCCTGGCCCCCTCCAGAGCCCCGAGATGGCAGCTCTGGGGTCCCTGGAGGTGGTCTAGGGGGAGTGCCTGGGTGGGAAGGGGGATGGGCAGGAGGGACCTGTGTCTCTCTTGGTGGTCACCATGGAGCTACAGTCCCTCAGGGTCACGTTGTCCACGCCAGCTCCCTGCTGATCAGGGCCGTCCAAGTCCACCAGCCCAACAAACTCCAGCTTCGTGGGGAAGGGGGATGAAGAAGAGGATGGTTAAGTCAGAGTCTGCTCCCATGGAGCCCCGCTCTGGGCTGCCCTCCTCACCTGGAACGGCCGGCGGCGGGCCCCTAGAAGGACCTTGTCCACCTTCCAGCCACCTGCACTGCTGCTCAGGGCCTGCCATGCCAGCTCCCGGGAGCCGCTGTCTACCACCACTAGTGCCAGGAAGCCTGGCCGGCAGGGCAGGGAACACTTTGGGTCAAGTGGCCCAGACCCCTCCCATTGTGCAGGGAGCATCCAGAGGCTGGCCGGGGAGCTCGTGGAGGGTGGCGGTACCTCGGGGCTGACTCTGCAGATGGTAAGCCAGGTGGAGTTCACAGCTGGGGCCAGAGGGGCCAAGCGGGGGGGTACGGACCCGGGCCTCAGCGCCCAGCTGCCCCCAGGCCCTCTGCAGAGACAGGAAGTGACctaggggaggagggaggtgctCAGAGCCCCATTCCTGCCAGGGCCCAACTCTGTGCCTCAGGGACCCCCAATCCAGAGACCCTCTGTAGTGTGGGCCTAGAGCAGAGATCCCTCAGGATGCTGCTCACAGGTGAGCCGTGGCCCCCTGCGGGGGCTTGGGTACATGGGCCTCACCGGCAGCAGCGGCACCAGCTCCCTGGCTCTCCTGGGCTGAGAGCCGCCGCCACTGCAGCCGCCCCACGCTGGCGTCTTCCCAGCCCCCGGCTTCGGGGGACTCGAAGTCCGTGGTTCCTGGAACAGCAGGCGGCACTGAACGGCAGAGACCTCCACCCGCCCCACGCCGTCCCTGCCCCTTTGGCCCGCAGCAGAAGGTCTGCAGGATGCTGAGCCCTTTACCACAGGCCTGCTCGTCCTCGCCCCCTGCACACTgctgctcaaagtcacacagctgttCCGGGGCCACACACAGGTCCCCACAGGCGAGATGGCCCTGTTGGCAGAAATCCTGGAGCCGAGAGCTGGGCGGCAGGGGCCCGGGGGCTGGGACCCAGGGCCCAGGAGGCAGCGGCTGTGGGGTGGACACCTCTGTGGGGGTAGAGCTTGGGTCaggcggcgggggtgggggggtgctgCGCAAGGCAGGGCAGTGTCAGCAGGGTCAGCAGGGGTCAGCAGGGTCAGCAGGCTCACCCAGGACTGGTCTGCAGTGCTCAGACAGGATGAGGTCGTCCAGACCCACCACACCCCCCGGGCCTGTCTGCCCGGCCAGGAGGATCTGAGAACAGAAGGGCTCGGGGTGCTCAGCCTACTCCCCCTGTCCACCCACAGCGGGCACCCTGTGGGCTCCCTTCCCCTGCCAACAGGGCAGCTCTCCAGACCCCACCCTCTTGCTCTTCCTCACCTGGAAGGGGTAGGCACTCTGGATGTCAACGCGGTCTCGGACCCAGGCAGTCCCCAGCTCCCCTCGGTGCCTCCGCAGCAGGACTGGGGCCTGGGGGTTGCTGGACCCCAGAGTCTGCAGGAACAGCTGGAGGCAGCTGGCCTCGGACCCGTGCAGGTAGTAATAGAAGATCAGCTGTGGAGCCAAGAGCTGGTTGGGGGCCCCTGCACCCGGGCAGCCAGCATGGAGACCCTGTGAGCCCCACCCCACCGTCTCACCGAGCAGCTGGAGGTGCCTGAGGCTTGGAGCTCAGGGCTGGAGAGCACAGCAGGATTGCCAGGCTCAGCCACAGAGACCAGGAAGGAGCCTGCGGGAAAAGGCGGGCATGAGCCAGGGCCACTGGGCTGTGGCTGGGGGATGGGGCCCGGGCCGGGTCCCCTGTGGGCCTCACCCTGTGCACTGTTCCGGCTGTGGTCACGGCATGGCCAGGCAGGGTGCTCAGTACCACCAGCGCTGTGGTTCCGGGCCCAGCCTTCTGAGCGGCTCCATAGGCCCAGGCCTGTCTCAAAGTTGGTGGCCGTGTGCTGGCCTAGGGTGGGAGGTGGAGCTGTCGGGGCCACCAGGCAGTGCTTCCCAGCTCCAGGGTGGCCCCCAGAAGGACCATCCAAGGATCCAAGGTGCCCGCTCCTGGATGAGTGCCAGGGCCCCCACCGAGGCGTCCGATCACCTGGCCTCACCCTGAGCCCCACCCTGGCCTCACCACAGGTGCGTGGGTCCTCATCAGACAGGTCCCCACAGTTGTCTTCCCCGTCACAGAGTTGCTGGGGCTCCACGCAGGCCTTGTTGTGGCAGTGGTGGTGTTCCAGGGGGCAGCTGGCCTGGGGGGCTGGGTGGGGCAGGGTTAACCCTTCACGGATGCCCCGGAGTGGGAGGGCACTCGGGAGCAGACAAGGTCTGAGTGGGGCGGGGGCAGGTGGGGCCCTCCCAGGGTGGGACAGGAAGCAGTGGTGCCTTACTGGACAGCCCACAGTCCCAGAACTCCAGGTCATCTAGAGCCACGGCACCCCTGTGGGTGGCGTTTCGGGTGGCAGAGAAGATCACCTGAAGAGAACAGGGGCCCTCAGGACCTAAGTCAAGGCCCAGACCCCCGCCAAGGCCCCCACTCGTCCAGACCCCCCCAGCTCACTCGGAAGTCACCCCGGATGCGGCCTGTGGTCACTGCCAACTCCTGCCAGCCGGGGCACCAGGGCCCTGTGCTCTGCCACAGGGTCAGGGTCTCTGCGCCATGGGTCAGCTCCAGCCGCAGCTCAGCCACATCTGCAGCGTCAGGGGTCCCAGGCAGCTGCAGCCCTGCCCCCCCTCAGCTGCCCTACCTCTCCTGGAGCCACCCGCCCTCGCCTTGGGTACCCCCCATAGGCCTTGAGGGTTCAGGGCGCACCTCCAGAGGCCATGTGGTACCAGAGCCTCAGCTTGCAGGAGGGGGCTGCCTCTCGCAGGGTGGGCGAGCGCAGGGCTGCAGTGGCTGCTTCTTTCCCTCGGTGGGTTCCAACAGCCATGTACCATCCTGACCCAGGTGAGACGTCAGGAGACGGGGCAGCAAGCAAggagggtggtgggtgggggcgCGCAGAAACTCGCCCTGTCCTCACCCAGGTCGGTGCCCAGCGTGTGGTCTGCGCGAGGCCCGGGACCCTCCAGCACGGCCCCTGCCCTGTCACGGAGCCAGCTGTAGCCTGAGGTGCTGATGTCCCGCCAGCCGCAGGGGTCTCGCTCAAAGTCGCAGGTGAAGGGGGTGCCCAGGGCGGGCGAGGCCCCATGGTGACCTGGAAGAGCGGGTGGTCAGGTGTGTGCTGGCGGTGCTCACACGGGCCCTGCCC
The sequence above is a segment of the Saimiri boliviensis isolate mSaiBol1 chromosome 2, mSaiBol1.pri, whole genome shotgun sequence genome. Coding sequences within it:
- the MAMDC4 gene encoding apical endosomal glycoprotein isoform X5, whose translation is MPLPGHLLPILVLFLAGSPGWAWVPNHCRSPSQAMCNFVCDCRDCSDEAQCGHHGASPALGTPFTCDFERDPCGWRDISTSGYSWLRDRAGAVLEGPGPRADHTLGTDLGWYMAVGTHRGKEAATAALRSPTLREAAPSCKLRLWYHMASGDVAELRLELTHGAETLTLWQSTGPWCPGWQELAVTTGRIRGDFRVIFSATRNATHRGAVALDDLEFWDCGLSTPQASCPLEHHHCHNKACVEPQQLCDGEDNCGDLSDEDPRTCGEARVGLRVRPGDRTPRWGPWHSSRSGHLGSLDGPSGGHPGAGKHCLVAPTAPPPTLGQHTATNFETGLGLWSRSEGWARNHSAGGTEHPAWPCRDHSRNSAQGSFLVSVAEPGNPAVLSSPELQASGTSSCSLIFYYYLHGSEASCLQLFLQTLGSSNPQAPVLLRRHRGELGTAWVRDRVDIQSAYPFQILLAGQTGPGGVVGLDDLILSEHCRPVLEVSTPQPLPPGPWVPAPGPLPPSSRLQDFCQQGHLACGDLCVAPEQLCDFEQQCAGGEDEQACGTTDFESPEAGGWEDASVGRLQWRRLSAQESQGAGAAAAGHFLSLQRAWGQLGAEARVRTPPLGPSGPSCELHLAYHLQSQPRGFLALVVVDSGSRELAWQALSSSAGGWKVDKVLLGARRRPFQLEFVGLVDLDGPDQQGAGVDNVTLRDCSSMVTTKRDTEVSCNFERDTCSWYPGHLSDTHWRRVESRGPEHDHTTGQGYFMLLDPTDPLARGHSAHLLSRPQIPAVPTECLSFWYHLHGPQIGTLRLAMRREGEDTHLWSRSGTHGNRWHQAWATLSHQPGSRAPYQLLFEGLRDGYHGTMALDDVAMRPGPCWAPDYCTFEDSDCGFSPGGQSLWKRQANASGHAAWGPPADHTTETAQGTEAWQGQGSRGWPGAGRLMLAPPGHYMMVDTSPDALPRGQTASLTSREHRPLAQPACLTFWYHGSLLSPGALQVHLEEGRRHQVLSLSAHEGLAWHLGSVDVQAEQAWRVVFEAVGTGVAHSYMALDDLLLQDGPCPQPGGRPAVAQGGPCSGACLSLLSPQWWWPGLGPRAAPLTQPCLAASCDFESGLCGWSHLARPGLGGYSWDWGGGATPSRYLQPPVDHTLGTEAGTFCWSQVRRRPRSHTQPPSLLLPTCGAHSPSRGGLAHPASAWALRAGFAHQLGISLLLFPGHFAFFETGVLGPGGRAAWLRSEPLPATPASCLRFWYHMGFPEHFYKGELRVLLCSAQGQLAVWSTGGHRRHQWLEAQVEVASTKEFQVRPPVWARSVPFFPPGPTQTPFLLRQIVFEATLGGQPALGPIGLDDVEYLAGQHCQQPAPSPGDTATPVPVPAVVGGALLFLMLLVLLGLGGQRWLEKRGSCPFRSDTEATAPGFDNILFNAVGAPWRWDGVTLPASVTSDL
- the MAMDC4 gene encoding apical endosomal glycoprotein isoform X3, which translates into the protein MPLPGHLLPILVLFLAGSPGWAWVPNHCRSPSQAMCNFVCDCRDCSDEAQCGHHGASPALGTPFTCDFERDPCGWRDISTSGYSWLRDRAGAVLEGPGPRADHTLGTDLGWYMAVGTHRGKEAATAALRSPTLREAAPSCKLRLWYHMASGDVAELRLELTHGAETLTLWQSTGPWCPGWQELAVTTGRIRGDFRVIFSATRNATHRGAVALDDLEFWDCGLSTPQASCPLEHHHCHNKACVEPQQLCDGEDNCGDLSDEDPRTCGEARVGLRVRPGDRTPRWGPWHSSRSGHLGSLDGPSGGHPGAGKHCLVAPTAPPPTLGQHTATNFETGLGLWSRSEGWARNHSAGGTEHPAWPCRDHSRNSAQGSFLVSVAEPGNPAVLSSPELQASGTSSCSLIFYYYLHGSEASCLQLFLQTLGSSNPQAPVLLRRHRGELGTAWVRDRVDIQSAYPFQILLAGQTGPGGVVGLDDLILSEHCRPVLEVSTPQPLPPGPWVPAPGPLPPSSRLQDFCQQGHLACGDLCVAPEQLCDFEQQCAGGEDEQACGKGLSILQTFCCGPKGQGRRGAGGGLCRSVPPAVPGTTDFESPEAGGWEDASVGRLQWRRLSAQESQGAGAAAAGHFLSLQRAWGQLGAEARVRTPPLGPSGPSCELHLAYHLQSQPRGFLALVVVDSGSRELAWQALSSSAGGWKVDKVLLGARRRPFQLEFVGLVDLDGPDQQGAGVDNVTLRDCSSMVTTKRDTEVSCNFERDTCSWYPGHLSDTHWRRVESRGPEHDHTTGQGYFMLLDPTDPLARGHSAHLLSRPQIPAVPTECLSFWYHLHGPQIGTLRLAMRREGEDTHLWSRSGTHGNRWHQAWATLSHQPGSRAPYQLLFEGLRDGYHGTMALDDVAMRPGPCWAPDYCTFEDSDCGFSPGGQSLWKRQANASGHAAWGPPADHTTETAQGHYMMVDTSPDALPRGQTASLTSREHRPLAQPACLTFWYHGSLLSPGALQVHLEEGRRHQVLSLSAHEGLAWHLGSVDVQAEQAWRVVFEAVGTGVAHSYMALDDLLLQDGPCPQPGGRPAVAQGGPCSGACLSLLSPQWWWPGLGPRAAPLTQPCLAASCDFESGLCGWSHLARPGLGGYSWDWGGGATPSRYLQPPVDHTLGTEAGTFCWSQVRRRPRSHTQPPSLLLPTCGAHSPSRGGLAHPASAWALRAGFAHQLGISLLLFPGHFAFFETGVLGPGGRAAWLRSEPLPATPASCLRFWYHMGFPEHFYKGELRVLLCSAQGQLAVWSTGGHRRHQWLEAQVEVASTKEFQVRPPVWARSVPFFPPGPTQTPFLLRQIVFEATLGGQPALGPIGLDDVEYLAGQHCQQPAPSPGDTATPVPVPAVVGGALLFLMLLVLLGLGGQRWLEKRGSCPFRSDTEATAPGFDNILFNAVGAPWRWDGVTLPASVTSDL
- the MAMDC4 gene encoding apical endosomal glycoprotein isoform X4; this translates as MPLPGHLLPILVLFLAGSPGWAWVPNHCRSPSQAMCNFVCDCRDCSDEAQCGHHGASPALGTPFTCDFERDPCGWRDISTSGYSWLRDRAGAVLEGPGPRADHTLGTDLGWYMAVGTHRGKEAATAALRSPTLREAAPSCKLRLWYHMASGDVAELRLELTHGAETLTLWQSTGPWCPGWQELAVTTGRIRGDFRVIFSATRNATHRGAVALDDLEFWDCGLSTPQASCPLEHHHCHNKACVEPQQLCDGEDNCGDLSDEDPRTCGEARVGLRVRPGDRTPRWGPWHSSRSGHLGSLDGPSGGHPGAGKHCLVAPTAPPPTLGQHTATNFETGLGLWSRSEGWARNHSAGGTEHPAWPCRDHSRNSAQGSFLVSVAEPGNPAVLSSPELQASGTSSCSLIFYYYLHGSEASCLQLFLQTLGSSNPQAPVLLRRHRGELGTAWVRDRVDIQSAYPFQILLAGQTGPGGVVGLDDLILSEHCRPVLEVSTPQPLPPGPWVPAPGPLPPSSRLQDFCQQGHLACGDLCVAPEQLCDFEQQCAGGEDEQACGKGLSILQTFCCGPKGQGRRGAGGGLCRSVPPAVPGTTDFESPEAGGWEDASVGRLQWRRLSAQESQGAGAAAAGHFLSLQRAWGQLGAEARVRTPPLGPSGPSCELHLAYHLQSQPRGFLALVVVDSGSRELAWQALSSSAGGWKVDKVLLGARRRPFQLEFVGLVDLDGPDQQGAGVDNVTLRDCSSMVTTKRDTEVSCNFERDTCSWYPGHLSDTHWRRVESRGPEHDHTTGQGYFMLLDPTDPLARGHSAHLLSRPQIPAVPTECLSFWYHLHGPQIGTLRLAMRREGEDTHLWSRSGTHGNRWHQAWATLSHQPGSRAPYQLLFEGLRDGYHGTMALDDVAMRPGPCWAPDYCTFEDSDCGFSPGGQSLWKRQANASGHAAWGPPADHTTETAQGTEAWQGQGSRGWPGAGRLMLAPPGHYMMVDTSPDALPRGQTASLTSREHRPLAQPACLTFWYHGSLLSPGALQVHLEEGRRHQVLSLSAHEGLAWHLGSVDVQAEQAWRVVFEAVGTGVAHSYMALDDLLLQDGPCPQPGGRPAVAQGGPCSGACLSLLSPQWWWPGLGPRAAPLTQPCLAASCDFESGLCGWSHLARPGLGGYSWDWGGGATPSRYLQPPVDHTLGTEAGTFCWSQVRRRPRSHTQPPSLLLPTCGAHSPSRGGLAHPASAWALRAGFAHQLGISLLLFPGHFAFFETGVLGPGGRAAWLRSEPLPATPASCLRFWYHMGFPEHFYKGELRVLLCSAQGQLAVWSTGGHRRHQWLEAQVEVASTKEFQIVFEATLGGQPALGPIGLDDVEYLAGQHCQQPAPSPGDTATPVPVPAVVGGALLFLMLLVLLGLGGQRWLEKRGSCPFRSDTEATAPGFDNILFNAVGAPWRWDGVTLPASVTSDL
- the MAMDC4 gene encoding apical endosomal glycoprotein isoform X8; amino-acid sequence: MPLPGHLLPILVLFLAGSPGWAWVPNHCRSPSQAMCNFVCDCRDCSDEAQCGHHGASPALGTPFTCDFERDPCGWRDISTSGYSWLRDRAGAVLEGPGPRADHTLGTDLGWYMAVGTHRGKEAATAALRSPTLREAAPSCKLRLWYHMASGDVAELRLELTHGAETLTLWQSTGPWCPGWQELAVTTGRIRGDFRVIFSATRNATHRGAVALDDLEFWDCGLSTPQASCPLEHHHCHNKACVEPQQLCDGEDNCGDLSDEDPRTCGEARVGLRVRPGDRTPRWGPWHSSRSGHLGSLDGPSGGHPGAGKHCLVAPTAPPPTLGQHTATNFETGLGLWSRSEGWARNHSAGGTEHPAWPCRDHSRNSAQGSFLVSVAEPGNPAVLSSPELQASGTSSCSLIFYYYLHGSEASCLQLFLQTLGSSNPQAPVLLRRHRGELGTAWVRDRVDIQSAYPFQILLAGQTGPGGVVGLDDLILSEHCRPVLEVSTPQPLPPGPWVPAPGPLPPSSRLQDFCQQGHLACGDLCVAPEQLCDFEQQCAGGEDEQACGKGLSILQTFCCGPKGQGRRGAGGGLCRSVPPAVPGTTDFESPEAGGWEDASVGRLQWRRLSAQESQGAGAAAAGHFLSLQRAWGQLGAEARVRTPPLGPSGPSCELHLAYHLQSQPRGFLALVVVDSGSRELAWQALSSSAGGWKVDKVLLGARRRPFQLEFVGLVDLDGPDQQGAGVDNVTLRDCSSMVTTKRDTEVSCNFERDTCSWYPGHLSDTHWRRVESRGPEHDHTTGQGYFMLLDPTDPLARGHSAHLLSRPQIPAVPTECLSFWYHLHGPQIGTLRLAMRREGEDTHLWSRSGTHGNRWHQAWATLSHQPGSRAPYQLLFEGLRDGYHGTMALDDVAMRPGPCWAPDYCTFEDSDCGFSPGGQSLWKRQANASGHAAWGPPADHTTETAQGTEAWQGQGSRGWPGAGRLMLAPPGHYMMVDTSPDALPRGQTASLTSREHRPLAQPACLTFWYHGSLLSPGALQVHLEEGRRHQVLSLSAHEGLAWHLGSVDVQAEQAWRVVFEAVGTGVAHSYMALDDLLLQDGPCPQPGGRPAVAQGGPCSGACLSLLSPQWWWPGLGPRAAPLTQPCLAASCDFESGLCGWSHLARPGLGGYSWDWGGGATPSRYLQPPVDHTLGTEAGHFAFFETGVLGPGGRAAWLRSEPLPATPASCLRFWYHMGFPEHFYKGELRVLLCSAQGQLAVWSTGGHRRHQWLEAQVEVASTKEFQVRPPVWARSVPFFPPGPTQTPFLLRQIVFEATLGGQPALGPIGLDDVEYLAGQHCQQPAPSPGDTATPVPVPAVVGGALLFLMLLVLLGLGGQRWLEKRGSCPFRSDTEATAPGFDNILFNAVGAPWRWDGVTLPASVTSDL
- the MAMDC4 gene encoding apical endosomal glycoprotein isoform X13, encoding MTWSSGTVGCPPPRPAAPWNTTTATTRPAWSPSNSVTGKTTVGTCLMRTHAPVASTRPPTLRQAWAYGAAQKAGPGTTALVVLSTLPGHAVTTAGTVHRAPSWSLWLSLAILLCSPALSSKPQAPPAARCLQLFLQTLGSSNPQAPVLLRRHRGELGTAWVRDRVDIQSAYPFQILLAGQTGPGGVVGLDDLILSEHCRPVLEVSTPQPLPPGPWVPAPGPLPPSSRLQDFCQQGHLACGDLCVAPEQLCDFEQQCAGGEDEQACGKGLSILQTFCCGPKGQGRRGAGGGLCRSVPPAVPGTTDFESPEAGGWEDASVGRLQWRRLSAQESQGAGAAAAGHFLSLQRAWGQLGAEARVRTPPLGPSGPSCELHLAYHLQSQPRGFLALVVVDSGSRELAWQALSSSAGGWKVDKVLLGARRRPFQLEFVGLVDLDGPDQQGAGVDNVTLRDCSSMVTTKRDTEVSCNFERDTCSWYPGHLSDTHWRRVESRGPEHDHTTGQGYFMLLDPTDPLARGHSAHLLSRPQIPAVPTECLSFWYHLHGPQIGTLRLAMRREGEDTHLWSRSGTHGNRWHQAWATLSHQPGSRAPYQLLFEGLRDGYHGTMALDDVAMRPGPCWAPDYCTFEDSDCGFSPGGQSLWKRQANASGHAAWGPPADHTTETAQGTEAWQGQGSRGWPGAGRLMLAPPGHYMMVDTSPDALPRGQTASLTSREHRPLAQPACLTFWYHGSLLSPGALQVHLEEGRRHQVLSLSAHEGLAWHLGSVDVQAEQAWRVVFEAVGTGVAHSYMALDDLLLQDGPCPQPGGRPAVAQGGPCSGACLSLLSPQWWWPGLGPRAAPLTQPCLAASCDFESGLCGWSHLARPGLGGYSWDWGGGATPSRYLQPPVDHTLGTEAGTFCWSQVRRRPRSHTQPPSLLLPTCGAHSPSRGGLAHPASAWALRAGFAHQLGISLLLFPGHFAFFETGVLGPGGRAAWLRSEPLPATPASCLRFWYHMGFPEHFYKGELRVLLCSAQGQLAVWSTGGHRRHQWLEAQVEVASTKEFQVRPPVWARSVPFFPPGPTQTPFLLRQIVFEATLGGQPALGPIGLDDVEYLAGQHCQQPAPSPGDTATPVPVPAVVGGALLFLMLLVLLGLGGQRWLEKRGSCPFRSDTEATAPGFDNILFNAVGAPWRWDGVTLPASVTSDL
- the MAMDC4 gene encoding apical endosomal glycoprotein isoform X9, with amino-acid sequence MPLPGHLLPILVLFLAGSPGWAWVPNHCRSPSQAMCNFVCDCRDCSDEAQCGHHGASPALGTPFTCDFERDPCGWRDISTSGYSWLRDRAGAVLEGPGPRADHTLGTDLGWYMAVGTHRGKEAATAALRSPTLREAAPSCKLRLWYHMASGDVAELRLELTHGAETLTLWQSTGPWCPGWQELAVTTGRIRGDFRVIFSATRNATHRGAVALDDLEFWDCGLSTPQASCPLEHHHCHNKACVEPQQLCDGEDNCGDLSDEDPRTCGQHTATNFETGLGLWSRSEGWARNHSAGGTEHPAWPCRDHSRNSAQGSFLVSVAEPGNPAVLSSPELQASGTSSCSLIFYYYLHGSEASCLQLFLQTLGSSNPQAPVLLRRHRGELGTAWVRDRVDIQSAYPFQILLAGQTGPGGVVGLDDLILSEHCRPVLEVSTPQPLPPGPWVPAPGPLPPSSRLQDFCQQGHLACGDLCVAPEQLCDFEQQCAGGEDEQACGTTDFESPEAGGWEDASVGRLQWRRLSAQESQGAGAAAAGHFLSLQRAWGQLGAEARVRTPPLGPSGPSCELHLAYHLQSQPRGFLALVVVDSGSRELAWQALSSSAGGWKVDKVLLGARRRPFQLEFVGLVDLDGPDQQGAGVDNVTLRDCSSMVTTKRDTEVSCNFERDTCSWYPGHLSDTHWRRVESRGPEHDHTTGQGYFMLLDPTDPLARGHSAHLLSRPQIPAVPTECLSFWYHLHGPQIGTLRLAMRREGEDTHLWSRSGTHGNRWHQAWATLSHQPGSRAPYQLLFEGLRDGYHGTMALDDVAMRPGPCWAPDYCTFEDSDCGFSPGGQSLWKRQANASGHAAWGPPADHTTETAQGTEAWQGQGSRGWPGAGRLMLAPPGHYMMVDTSPDALPRGQTASLTSREHRPLAQPACLTFWYHGSLLSPGALQVHLEEGRRHQVLSLSAHEGLAWHLGSVDVQAEQAWRVVFEAVGTGVAHSYMALDDLLLQDGPCPQPGGRPAVAQGGPCSGACLSLLSPQWWWPGLGPRAAPLTQPCLAASCDFESGLCGWSHLARPGLGGYSWDWGGGATPSRYLQPPVDHTLGTEAGTFCWSQVRRRPRSHTQPPSLLLPTCGAHSPSRGGLAHPASAWALRAGFAHQLGISLLLFPGHFAFFETGVLGPGGRAAWLRSEPLPATPASCLRFWYHMGFPEHFYKGELRVLLCSAQGQLAVWSTGGHRRHQWLEAQVEVASTKEFQVRPPVWARSVPFFPPGPTQTPFLLRQIVFEATLGGQPALGPIGLDDVEYLAGQHCQQPAPSPGDTATPVPVPAVVGGALLFLMLLVLLGLGGQRWLEKRGSCPFRSDTEATAPGFDNILFNAVGAPWRWDGVTLPASVTSDL